Genomic DNA from Trichoderma asperellum chromosome 5, complete sequence:
TACGTGGTGCTGTAATGATGCTCGAATAACTTCGTCATTTGCGCTCACGCAATTtaccttttactttttttttttgtttgtatTTTGAGCATCTCGCCCCGTCGTTTCCGCGTCTTTTCTGACTTGGTgcttcagctcagctcagctcagctcatgTATACGCCCCTCCCTGGTCACTTTtattttgcctctctctctctctcgttttCCTGCCAAGGAAATGCGAGGATTGGGATTCTCGTGTACCATTCATTACCTGTATATCAATTTTGGGAAATGGGTAATAATCTCAGCTTTGAAAGCAGGCAGAGAGCCCGGCGGATTCAGCACTGCGAATTGTGCGCACTGCAGTATACAAGGATTTgaaaaagaccaaaaaaaaaaaaaaaaagaataatggtcttttttgtttatgcagaggggggggggggggggggggttgtTTGAGTCCTGCATCTgtcgtattttttttttttttttttttgaattgCCAAGGTTTTCGTGTAAATGAATGCGTAGATGAAGCAGCTTTTGCTGTGTCATGCGTATGATATTGGCGTATAGTGGAAACAAAAACACATCAAATTGGCCCCCCTCACCTCACCCTCACCCTCACCAAGATCAACGCATCTGAGCTGAGAAAAGTAAGGCTTTCGCAGAGGGCTTGGCGTGTTTTATCGCCATGGGGCTCCCCCCCCCAGAAGGATCGCGCGCAccaaccaccacctccagagCCCAGcgcgcgcagcagcagcggaaagaaaaaagtttaCAGGCACACCACCCGCTGCTAACAGAGAGTTCCCCCGGCAATAGCAGCGAACCCCAGCACGACACGTTTATGAGCTGGCCGTTCCAAGAGGAACAGGTAAATCCTTCAAGCACGCCGAGCTACACTAAAACGAAGCTCTATTAGATGGTAGACTAGGGGAAGCTAAACGGCTGCCAGCACATGTCGCTGCGATACTAGAGTCAAAGTATTGCTGTGGAAAAGGTACTTGGCCGGCCTTGATCCATCAAGtacctttctctctcttctttgcccTCTCTTTGTGGTTTAACTCCTTTTTCCCCCCCATTCCACAcgccctttctttttcttgcccaTGGTGATGATACTCTGTAACCTGCTCGGTCTCGAGACTCAGACGTGGCGGCTCGGAATCAAGGCGTATAAACCCAACAATATTGAAAacgttatttattttacttttctaATATTAACttgttaatttttatttattttattgtattttatttattaattttttttttttttttttttttggtattcCCATCAATTCTCTTTTGGCTCTGCATTAATCTTGACACAAGGCGTTCTGCACTGTAGATCCCCCTCACAAAGTCCGCATGTCAGAAAAACGTCCCTCTTCTGCCTGGAGAGACGGCAGCCTAAACCACGTCCAGCAATGCCTTTCGAGCAGCTTCTAGGTACTCCTTCTCCGCATCTTCCATTCTCCGTTCTTTTCTCCACGGcggggattttttttttgtgtttaaagaaaaaaaaaaaaaacggacATTATTAAGCGTATTTTTCCCTTCCCCCTCCTTTCTCTCAAGATTTGGCCGGCGCCATGGGCTAAGGCTAAGCCacggaggaagagagaaacgcGGACCGCGATCCtcgccatttttttttttttttttttttttttgctttgcaTTTCAAACGGCTATTAGAAAAGAAGCTCAAAGCTACCAACcttaaaaagagagagagagagagagagagagagaggcacacaaaaaagcaatattggGGAAAGCTGTCCACTCGGAGACTTTAGTCCTGCTCATTCCTTTTGACAGTTTTTGACATCACTGGAAAACTAATACAAGCTGGGTTTAAGGCCTGCCATGCACATTCATGCAATcaatacacacacacacacgaaAAGcaggcagaaaaaaagggcaatgcCATTTAAGTGCTTacatgtttttttattttgctttcgGAGCACAGCCCGAATACAGCGCTCGCAAGCATAACATATGTACAAACATGGCGGCACAGCACAGGGCATAGCTGCTAACAAGCTTTGGCTCCCCCTTGGCGGGAATCTCGCTTCGTATCGCTCTCGTATGCAACGTTAaaacaaagcaaaaaaaaaagtcacgTCTCCAGGTATCAAGTCACGGTTACTTCCCCGCTGTTTCAAGCATCAAGAATTGCTCAAAAATGAGCCCCGTAAAGTCATATCATATCACGcataggtatgtatgtacatgatGCCTTCCACgagaaagagacaaaaacTGTTGCATGTTTTTAATGCATCACTCCAGCTCTATACGCACACACCAATTGGGCTCTTCAACCTTTCTTCTCGCCACCTTGCTTCGCAAAACTTTCCGCTAGAGCCGCGAAGCTCCGTTTCAAACGGCTCTGGTCCCCTTAACCAAACATGGCAATAACCGAAGCAACTTCAAACCCGTGGTAGTAGTACATACTATCTGtctgtctcttcttcttcttcttcttctgtagAACTTGCCTAAACACACTCCCCTTTGCATCCACTCtcctttactctttttttctttctccccccctcTTCTTTCATGTATTACTACCGCTTGCAGAGTTCCTCCAGAGTTGCTCTTGTATTAGCTAAGCTGTCTTGAACTAGGCCGCTGTCATGAAACATCTGGTTTCGGTTTTGGCTCCTTGCACATCACTGATAAACCGCCAATCCATTTCTCCTTTGCCCATCGAAATGCCGATAAAATTGCCCATCCACAGAGAAGGGTAcggggggaaggggggggacATGTCACCAAATTAAccccctcttctccttttaaaacaaagaaacagaaCATACGTCATTTCTGCCAATCCACCGTTGGTACATACcgaggaaaacaaaaaattgCCCATGCAAAACAGTATCGTCCAAGTGCCAAGCCACGCACTACGGCACCACTTACAGAAAATGTACCCACGGGAGTATtaccctctctctctctgccccCTCCCCTAATTCCATCGTGTACGGAGTATTTTTTACAAAGATATGCAAATCCTCAAAGTAAAACCTGTCCTTTTCTCTCAACCTCGATAGCGGAGCCACCCcccatttctttttccctttactttatattatatgcCTCTTTTTAGAGATACCTAGTAGGCATATAGGGCCGCATAATAAGCACAAGCCACCATTGCGACATGAACACGCCACCACCTCCATTGCTTTAGACTCCCCTTATTAGTAAACGAGAACCGTTCACAGCTAGATTACAGTACAGAGACTCAACTGTAGAGCAAAGAGATACTGTAAAATAGGTAACCACTGTGGTTTGGTTCCCAGGGAGTTACCCAGTGAGTATCGACTATACTTGTATGTAGTTGTCAATCTCAAAACCACACTCCGaaactacctactacctacttaACCAGAAACTCAAAATCATTCGACGCCAGCCTCGTTAAATCACATCATCTCTCTTCCCACCTACTCAATGAATAACTCAAACCAATCTCCTTATTGCATATCTCAACCGGTGGGATTTATCCTGTCTCGCCCCCCTCCAAATAAAGCCTACTCTCTTCCTAATAGCCATGGACTTAGCATGTCATGTCAtcacccttcttctctctctgtttcACCATCGTGCTCCAACTTGTATGACAACTGCTGAGCTGATTATCCATTTCTTTTAGCGGCCCGAAATAAACCCCAATTTGCCAAACTTGTTATTATGATCAACTGCTGCCCCGTGTGTAAGGCACACCAAAAGTGCATACGCTGTAAGTCACACTATTGGCCTGACGTCTCGGTATGAAATGTCCTGCCTCAATGGTACATACATTTTCCTCACGTCACTTtacaaataaaaaagcacaagccaaaaaaagaggcctcTTTTAGACACGACCTGGATCCACATTTCGCTATATATATTCCAAAATATGCCAAGTAATTCGTACTCATCGCGGTAATGCGCCTCAATCCGCCGTTTCATGCAATCGCAGCAACAATGCATGTGCTGTCGCTCTCGTTtcaatactaataataacaatacATAATCCCTCTTTCGTAAAGGCGTCCCTGTTGCTAAATGTAGACTGACTGGCTTTGAGAAATGCCCTCATAATCAATCCTCCTTCGTAGATGGGTACTCATACAGACCCTCCTGTCATCATTCCCAAAATGCCCCCTTTCCATCTTGACCATATTGTGCTCTGTGCCTTCTCCCCCCCGCCCCTCCCGTTTGCCCGTGTATCATCAGATCGGGCTTTCCGATGtgccaaaagagaaaaagaaaagaaaaaagtacaACATATTTTGCAACGCCAACGCTAAATGGTCCAACACAACACAAGGCAGCAGTATGCATCATCATTGATGAAAAGATCCATTTCGACACTTAATCCCTGAACGCTCTCTTCACATGTATCGTCTGTTTGTACAAAACCAGATTGTTTCTCTCCTGACCAGTAATATGACCCTCGTCTTACTTAATAACGCAcaaaaaaacataaaaataaatcagagacaaaaaaggaaaaaaagaaaaagaaaaagaaaaagaaaaagctagTGTGACTCCCTTTGCCTGTCCCGTCTAAGTTATGCCTTTCATGTGTGCCCTTTCCTTATGCAAATGCTTTATCTGTCAATAGACAGATAACAAGAGGTGGTGTATGCATTCCCTCGGACGCTGTGGTAGTCCTTTGCATTCCATCATAAAAACAAACCAAGAAAAGTAAATagaaagagcaaaaagccaaaagaagaaagtgtACAAATGTTATTCATACCCCCCAAAGTCGACAACGGGTGGGTATTCAGTTTCGCTTTTTAGTCCCGCGCGCCATGCTGTCcatgaaaaaggaaaaaaagaacaaggagaaaaagTCCACAAAATAGTGATAAGAAGACATATGGCGTATGAGCTCTGCATAAAGTCGCCAAAGAATATTTTTCTGCCGCCAATTGAAGaaacagtaaaaaaaaaataacaaagaacaaaagaacCAAAAAAGGTAAGCGTCAGCGGGTAGTGACCAGCCCAGGCATGACtagaagaatagaaaaagaaaaaaaaaatattgaacCCCCCCTTGAAAATCTCAGCGTTGAAATGCGCCAGCATTGGATAGGCGTCGATTTTGGGAATGGGGTCAAGGAAGAGCGGGGATATTCTCGTAACAAAGCCTCGTATCAACATatgtgaaaaaaaaggcctttTTTATTGTTGTCCAATGAGACAAAGAATAGAAGCCTTCGTAATTGCATGTTGAGAGTTAGACAATAAGGCAGCTCGGCTCTTAGTTGCTGTCAAAACTGCGTTTCTCCATGCTACTTCTCTCAATGGTGCTTCGAGGGCTGGTATTGTTTCGCCCAAAAATGCCGCCTAAGCGGTTTAGTTTGCTACCTCCTTCTTGAACGGGGCGGGGGACAtcaataaatttcttttcaatAGGTTCAATGTCAATCTTGCAGAACAGGCTGGAGAATAGGTACTGCTCGCCAGCATGGTTGAGAAGAGGCAGTGTGCGATACCCGTTCTTGAGATTGGAGAGCTTAGCCGTGTAGCTAGCCATTGGAGGCTTATCTTTGGCGCTGTTGTTGTAGTCGCCATCGTTGGATAGCCTGACTGACCAGCGAACAAAGATTAGCTCTGGGTGTTTAGTTGTAACCTTGAAGCGGAACTGGCCATTGCTGAACATGGGATTGAAGCCATTCTCACGAATCACCTCAGTATGCTGTCGTAGAGGCGAGTCGGGCTCATGGCTCAGCTCAAggtccttgtccttcttgttTCGCTTGTCGTTTGCGTGAAATACGTCGACATCAACGTAAAAGTCCATGGATTTATTGGCAGGCAAATTGGCAGGTCGCATCAACTGCTGAGCGGAGACAACCTCAATGCCAAATGACACGACGGATCGCTCCTTTTTGCCCTGTGCAATAGCTGCGTTGACAGCAGCGTCGTTCGGGAGCACTTGAATGTCGCGAAGCTCATCGGGCTTGAGGACGTATCCGGATGAATCCGTACCACCCTCAAACATTGCTTGGTTGACTTGCATGCCCATGTCAAATGTTTGCCAGTTCAAGGCAGCCATCTGAACGCCACGGCGCCAGTAAGTGAGCGGGTCAAAGTTGGTTGAAGTCAATCGTGAGCCGTCAGGATAAACGCGCATAAGGTACCGCATGTTGTGGAGGTTCAACTGCATCTTGTCTTCCTTAGTCTTGGAATTCTTTGCAAAACTGCTTTccatgaaagagaagatgtGGTTGAACTTTTTAGCTGCTGGTGCCTCAAACCCGGCAAACTTGAGGCCCGCGCAGTACACTCCCAGCTTGCCTAGATCAGGAATAATGTTGCTGAGTCCCTTGGTCGAGCCGTTCTCACTTCCGCTATCTGAGTCGCTGTTGTTTCCCAGCAGCTCTTGCACCTGACCTTCGTTGATGGTGTTTATTTTTTGGCCGTTACCCGTAAATTTGCGGCTGGCGTTGATAGGGGCCATCATAGGGCTCTGAGGAAGAGACTGGGTGGTGGCAGCGGTGTTGGACTCGGCGGTAGCCGATCTTGCCAATGGAGAGCCGACGCTGTTTCCGCGCTTTCGACCCATCCCCATTAGACTATCGCTGCTCATAGTCTCACTCCTGGCCGCCATTCGTGGCTGTTTGACTTTGATAAGAATGCGCCCCATGAGCTCAGAGGGAGAAGGCAGCTTGGAAGAGTCTGGATCTAGAGGTTCTGTAACAAGTTTCTCGCCAAATGTGTCCCTGATAACTTTGGTCATGATAGCCTGCTGCGCAGGGCTGCAGTGTACCTCGAGGGAAATCCAAAGCGGAAACTTTGATTTCACAAATGCATACTTGTTAATGGTGTTCATGACTTCAAGGAAGCCTATTGAGCTAGTGAGCGTGTGTCCGTGGACGACCAAGGGTTGGCCGTCACCGCCGTCCCAGCAGTCAACCTCAACACAGCGGCAGCCCCGTACAAGGGCGGAAATGTACCCTTCGACGCTAGATTGGCCTGCAACTTGGCGTCCAAGGAGGTAGGTATTGTGCGAGCTGGAGATGAAGTATTCGTTCATGGGTCGATCTAGCGTAAACTCGCGCTGCTCGTCTATGGTGGGCATGTTAAACTGTCTAGAGCTCAAGAATCCGGTAAATGCCGTCTCCGATAGGGTGTTCAGCTCATCGGCACTGACTGTAGCACTTGTGTTGTCATTTCTATGTTTACGGACAAGCCTGTTGAAGGTACTCTCCCACATCTCCCGCGCCTTCGGATCGCTAACGTCTTCTTTTTGAACTTCAGTAAGAAATTCGAAGAATTCCTCAAAGGTAAGCCCAACATTCGGCCTTGCAGCATGAATTTGCATAAGACGGTGGACTTCTTGTCTCTGTCTCATGAGGCGAACAAATTCGAGAAACTCGTCATAGTTTAGCTTTTCGTTTCGCCGGGCATCGGCGAGTCGAAAATTAGACTGAAGAGTCGACTGAGAGCTGTAAATGTGTAGGTTTTGGCACACTCGCATGACGCCGGTGATATCAAGCTCTTCCTGATCTTCGGAGTTGtgcttcatcatctctgtCTGCCAGTACTGGGCAATGGCCTTCTCATCGAAAGTCATCAAGGAAGCCATCACCTCTTGGCGATGCTTCAGCATGGCCTCGAGAAACGTGACCCATACTGAGTAGGTCTCCTCGTTATCAGCCACGAGGTGTAGGAACTTTCCTTTGGACTTCTCTGGCACGGAGTAGATGATGGTGAACCATCTTGACCGCTCCTCCGATTCTGAAAGACCAAAATCACGAGCGTACTGCTGGATATCGGAACCAGTCCGAATCTCTCTTATTTCATCAACATG
This window encodes:
- a CDS encoding uncharacterized protein (TransMembrane:3 (i34-53o59-81i93-116o)) — translated: MLIRGFVTRISPLFLDPIPKIDAYPMLAHFNAEIFKGGFNIFFFFFYSSSHAWAGHYPLTLTFFGSFVLCYFFFTVSSIGGRKIFFGDFMQSSYAICLLITILWTFSPCSFFPFSWTAWRAGLKSETEYPPVVDFGGYE
- a CDS encoding uncharacterized protein (BUSCO:EOG092D0LTX); this encodes MPSQSNKSHRPNPSHVQTAFHAQGPEAAPASAISASTGASNSQHGSPIMSPGPTILTSNSSIQASPESMRPQDDVQGPSEDFQLPESIISPKTSITSLGPSVSGSPSAPSEALFSTYTASITTTSITTNNSNNSAVGTSKNLIRSLSSRASRRLSKGRRQSSAASSSRETSVGPCFWRRRSDSNSTAPPEYGLTDTDSGSEIVSIDDNYPYRQPYVHDPIQISPPRSASGSISSGSNTTVGPVTPLQLRKGTPLKKVSKKNRSKRIHLLYDPATNKMKWDASRPQKFLHVDEIREIRTGSDIQQYARDFGLSESEERSRWFTIIYSVPEKSKGKFLHLVADNEETYSVWVTFLEAMLKHRQEVMASLMTFDEKAIAQYWQTEMMKHNSEDQEELDITGVMRVCQNLHIYSSQSTLQSNFRLADARRNEKLNYDEFLEFVRLMRQRQEVHRLMQIHAARPNVGLTFEEFFEFLTEVQKEDVSDPKAREMWESTFNRLVRKHRNDNTSATVSADELNTLSETAFTGFLSSRQFNMPTIDEQREFTLDRPMNEYFISSSHNTYLLGRQVAGQSSVEGYISALVRGCRCVEVDCWDGGDGQPLVVHGHTLTSSIGFLEVMNTINKYAFVKSKFPLWISLEVHCSPAQQAIMTKVIRDTFGEKLVTEPLDPDSSKLPSPSELMGRILIKVKQPRMAARSETMSSDSLMGMGRKRGNSVGSPLARSATAESNTAATTQSLPQSPMMAPINASRKFTGNGQKINTINEGQVQELLGNNSDSDSGSENGSTKGLSNIIPDLGKLGVYCAGLKFAGFEAPAAKKFNHIFSFMESSFAKNSKTKEDKMQLNLHNMRYLMRVYPDGSRLTSTNFDPLTYWRRGVQMAALNWQTFDMGMQVNQAMFEGGTDSSGYVLKPDELRDIQVLPNDAAVNAAIAQGKKERSVVSFGIEVVSAQQLMRPANLPANKSMDFYVDVDVFHANDKRNKKDKDLELSHEPDSPLRQHTEVIRENGFNPMFSNGQFRFKVTTKHPELIFVRWSVRLSNDGDYNNSAKDKPPMASYTAKLSNLKNGYRTLPLLNHAGEQYLFSSLFCKIDIEPIEKKFIDVPRPVQEGGSKLNRLGGIFGRNNTSPRSTIERSSMEKRSFDSN